Within Bifidobacterium dentium JCM 1195 = DSM 20436, the genomic segment TGACGCATAATTCCGCCATCGCGCCGATCGCCGATCGTGTGATCCGCATGCATGACGGCCGCGTCACCGCGGTCGAGACCAACGAGCATCCCATGGACATTCAGGAACTCGAATGGTAGCCGGCATCGGAAGATGACATCGCCCCAAGCACTGCGCGTCAGGGCAAGTTCGCCACGGACGGCACCCTGCATCTCACCGAACAGGACAACGGGCCGGGGAATCGGACGGCGTGGGCGCAAAGGCCTATGCGAAACAGAAAAACCCTCGGATTTCGAGGGTTTCAACAAGCTCCTGCGACTGGGCTTGAACCAGTGACCGTCCGATTAACAGTCGGATGCTCTGCCAACTGAGCTACGCAGGAATAATCCCGCATGGGAATCGCTTCCCATACTACGCTCCTGCGACTGGGCTTGAACCAGTGACCGTCCGATTAACAGTCGGATGCTCTGCCAACTGAGCTACGCAGGAATGTGCGTCATGTTCCGGAATTGCTTCCGTGCACAAGTCATACATAATACACACATTCATCATCTATGCAAATCATGCGCGTGTCCGACGTGTCGTGATGTGTTTCCGACCGTGAATGCATCGGGTTGCAAAGTGTCATCGGTCTCGTCGAGCTATCGTAGGAGGGTGGTTTATCCGCTGGCAAAACATAGCGTCCATTCAGAAAGCGGAGGGTACCATGAACGCGTCAACAGGCAAATGACAAGCAAATGGAAGGAGTCCATTATGTGCACTGGCGTCCGTTTCTCCGATGCGGAAGGAAACATGTATTTCGGCCGTAATCTCGACTGGAGCTTCTCCTACGGAGAGACCATTCTGGTCACCCCGCGTGCCTACAAGTATGACTATGTGTTCGGAGCCGAGGCTAAGGCCGAACCGAATGCGGTGATTGGCGTCGGTGTGGTCATGGCCGACAAGCCGATGTATTTCGACTGCGCCAATGAGAACGGACTGGCCATCGCGGGGCTTAACTTCCCCGGCTACGCCTCCTTCGCCCATGAGCCGATCGACGGCACCATCAACGTAGCCACCTTCGAATTCCCGTTGTGGGTGGCCCGTAACTTCAATACCGTGGATGAGGTCGAGGAAGCCCTGAAGAACGTGACCCTCGTCTCCCAGATCGTGCCCGGCCAGCAGGAATCCCTGCTGCACTGGTTCATCGGCGATGGCACCCGTAGCATCGTCATCGAGCAGATGGCCGACGGCATGCACATCCACCACGACAACGTGGATGTGCTCACCAACCAGCCGACCTTCGATTTCCATATGGAGAACCTGCGCAACTACATGTGCGCCGGCAACGAGATGGCCGAACCGACCACCTGGGGCAAGGCCGAGCTGACCGCATGGGGCGCTGGCGTGAGCATGCACGGCATCCCGGGCGATGTGAGCTCCCCGTCCCGCTTCGTTCGCGTGGCCTACACCAACACCCACTACCCACAGCAGGCCGACGAACAGTCCAACGTATCGCGTCTGTTCCATACTCTCGGTTCCGTGCAGATGGTCGACGGCTGCGCCAAGATGGCTAACGGCAAGTTCGAACGCACGCTGTTCACCAGCGGCTACTCCGCCAAGACCAAGACCTACTACATGAACACCTATGATGATCCGGCCATCCGCTCCTATGCCATGGCTGACTTCGATATGGACTCCTCGGAGCTGATCACTGCCGAGTAATTCTTCCACTTTATGGATTCTCGGATGATGAGGCGCCAAGATGCCCCATATATTGCGGATATGGCTTGAAGGGCCGGGTAAGATCGTTGAAATCCCAATGTTCTTACCCGACCCTTTTCATGTATGCACCGCTTGGATACGGCAGAATCCCGTTATCCATCCAGAGATGGAAGCAAAAGGCCAATGACGGGCAACACACCGAGTGGACTTCGAGTGCTTTAAGTTCGTACAGTGCGAGATATGAGCACTGCAACAACCAGATGGCATACGATTCGCGAGGCATCCATGCTTTCGGGACTTCCCGAATCGACGTTGCGTTACTATGAGCAGATCGGCATCATCGATCCGATCGCACGCGATCCGAGCTCCGGACATCGTGCCTATTCCGATGACGACATTCAGTCGTTGGTCACCATCTCCTGCCTTGCGGCGACTGGCATGCCGTTGGAATCCATGCGAGAATACCTGAGAAACCGCTTCGACGGTGCGGAAGGCGCCCGCAAACAGATGGAACTGCTCGACGCGCAGTCCATCAGGCTCGCCGCCAAGGCAGAGGCGTTGCGTATGCAGCAATCCTACGTAGCGTTCAAAACGCTTTACTGGCGGGCCATCGCCGAAGGCCACGAAGATGAGGCCGAGCGGTTGCTCGAAGAAAACAAAGACATCATCGATACCGTCAAACGGCAACAACACGCCAAAGTCGGTTCGTGACGGAACACATATGGACCAACCACACAACAACAAAGGAGCATTCATATGAAGGCAGCAATCTATAAGGGCATCAAGCAAATGGCATGCGAGGAACGCCCGAAACCGACAATCATCGACGACGGTGACGCAATCATCCGCGTAGTTCGCGCCTGCGTATGCGGATCCGACCTGTGGTTCTACCGTGATGGACGTGAGGCCGACACGCAGACCGGTCATGAGGCCATCGGCGTCGTCGAATCCGTCGGCGACGATGTCACCATCGCCAAGCCGGGCGATTTCGTAATCGTGCCGTTCCCGTACAGCTGCGGCAAGTGCCCGGTATGCAAGGCCGGCTTTGAATCCAGCTGCCCGCACGGCGGCTACTTCGGCAGCGGCGATGGCATGGGATGCC encodes:
- the bsh gene encoding choloylglycine hydrolase, which encodes MCTGVRFSDAEGNMYFGRNLDWSFSYGETILVTPRAYKYDYVFGAEAKAEPNAVIGVGVVMADKPMYFDCANENGLAIAGLNFPGYASFAHEPIDGTINVATFEFPLWVARNFNTVDEVEEALKNVTLVSQIVPGQQESLLHWFIGDGTRSIVIEQMADGMHIHHDNVDVLTNQPTFDFHMENLRNYMCAGNEMAEPTTWGKAELTAWGAGVSMHGIPGDVSSPSRFVRVAYTNTHYPQQADEQSNVSRLFHTLGSVQMVDGCAKMANGKFERTLFTSGYSAKTKTYYMNTYDDPAIRSYAMADFDMDSSELITAE
- a CDS encoding MerR family transcriptional regulator, producing the protein MSTATTRWHTIREASMLSGLPESTLRYYEQIGIIDPIARDPSSGHRAYSDDDIQSLVTISCLAATGMPLESMREYLRNRFDGAEGARKQMELLDAQSIRLAAKAEALRMQQSYVAFKTLYWRAIAEGHEDEAERLLEENKDIIDTVKRQQHAKVGS